The genomic region GCAGATATACTGCCAAAGCCGAAAACCACAGCATTGTCGGAAGATGTTTACAGAATTTATTGAGAACGATTAATGATTGTTTCTGTGAATACTGGCTCACTGTGTGGGATTTCATATCATCTGTTGAGGAATATTTGCTTTATATGAGTTGCTGCCTGCATGAGACCAGTCAGTTAATAGTTTCAGGGAAAATGAGTCGGGTGTTTTGTTTTAGCGGTGAACATGTGTCCAAGAACATCATTAATTTGTCAAATAATCCCGGAACAACTCTTTTAATACTTTCTAGTGAGACGGGTTAATACGAGATGCTGATATGAAATCATTAATAATAATACCAACATATAATGAGAAAGAAAATGTCGAAATGATTATCGCTCGGATTTTCTCAGTCGACAACACCCTGGAAATTCTGGTAGTTGACGATAATTCTCCTGACGGCACAGGAGCAATAATTGAAAAGCTGATGCAGCAGGATAAGCGGCTCCATGTTCTTCATAGAAAAGAGAAGATGGGGCTTGGAAGAGCGTACATCGCCGGTTTTGAATATGCCATTGCCAACAGGTATGATGTGATTTTTGAGATGGATGCCGATTTTTCACATAATCCCAGATACTTGCCCATTTTTCTTGATACAATTAAAACAGCGGATATCGTAATCGGCTCAAGATATCTTAAAGGAGGTTCAACCAGGAACTGGCCTTTGCTGAGATTGCTTCTCAGTTACTGCGGGAATTTATATATACGCTTTGTTACCGGCATGCCGATCAAAGATGCAACCGGCGGGTTCAAGTGTTTCCGGCGGCAGGTCCTGGAATCCCTTGATTTCAGTAAAATCACCTCGGAAGGTTATGCCTTTCAGGTGGAAGTCAATTATCTCTGTTGGAAAAAGGGCTTTTCAATTCAGGAAATACCCATTGTTTTTGAAGACAGGAAAGTCGGCGAGACCAAAATGAGCGGCACGGTTGTATTCGAAGCCTTGAAACTTGTGTGGGGGCTGAGATTCAGAAAAATTCAATAAATGCTGAGAAGGATACTCTGCATTCTTGGCAACTCTCAAAATACTCGGATATTACCTCAGTTTACCAATATAAATCGTACAGCCTCCAGGCGCTGTTGCCTGGATAGACTTTTAACAGTTGTTGGAGGGTGATTGCAGCCTTTGAGCGATTGCCCTGTGTATTGTAGAGATTGAAGGCTACATTAAGTAACGGCGGGAACTCGCTGAAGCGCTTAAGGGCTTTTTCTGTTTCGAGTAATGCAAGATCATGTTGTTTGAGCCTGGAATGCTTTCGTATCCGATATAACGGGATGAAAGGGTTTTCCGGGTCAATACTTTCAGCCTTATTGAGGAGTGAATCAATAATAGAGATGAGTGGTGGATAATTGTTAAGGATGAAATCCGCAAGATCCATGCAAAGCCTGAAAGGGATGTTTGAAGCATATGTTTCGTCATTTTTGATATTTGAAAGTGTAACTGCCTTTTTATTGTTTTCGACAAGCGTTTCAATGATTTCTTCAAGGGCGATGATTTTTTCATTATCCGGGAATTTCTTTTTTGTCCGCTCAATGAGATGCGCGGCCTCACTGTATTGTCTGACGGTCAGGAGGATGATTGTCATCCGGACAGGTATGTCGATTTTTTCGCCTTCCAGCTGGAAATCCTGACGGAGATCTTCGTCATTATTAACCGCGGTTAATATCTGTTCAAGCTCTGCGGCAACAAAATAAAAACTGTCCGGTTGATAGGTGAGTCCGGTGAGGCAGCTTGAGAAGGCTTTTTTGTATTGTTTTGTTTTATGGTAGGAATAGGCAAGATTATACATCAGGTTATGAAATGAGCGGAAATTTATGTTCGGCTTTATGTTTTTGAGGAAATTTTCTCCGAATGCAACCGCTTGGTCATATTCTTTTCTGGAGTTATACACCGCAAGGATGTTATTGGCGGAAGTAATGTATTCTTCTCGGTTATGGCTGCTGAGTTCAAGGGCTTTGGTCTGCATTGCAAGGGCTTCATCGAATTTGCCTTGAAGGGCCATGGCCTTGCTCGCGTTGGTGTATACCCTGGGCTTGTTCGGAGATTTTTTTCGTGCGTCGTCATAGATGCTGAGGGAATCGCGCCAGTCGTAGTTTCTGGTGGTGGTGAGCATGGAAGAAAAGGATGCGAGAATAATGATCAGCAAGGCGAAGACCTTTTGTTTTTTTTCACTGGTCGTTTTAAGTCTGGAAAAGAAAAGATCCACCAAGCCGATAAACGCGATGAAGAAACCCATTGAAGGGAGATAGAGTCTGTGTTCAAAAATCAATTCCAGCGGGACGACGGTGGATTCAATAATCAAGTTCAGATAGAACCACAAAATACCAAATGTGATCAGGGGATGTTTTTTTCGGATTTTGAATGCCAGAAACAAAAGCAGGAGCAAGAAGGTTAGAGATGAAAAAGTCGATATGGGGTTAAGCAAAGAGCTTGAAATTGAAAAGTCATGATCAAAATTCAACCGGCCCGGTAAAGGTAAGATCAGGAGTGTCAAATAAAAAACAACTATTCTGAATTCCGTGAAAACCCGCTCAAGCATTGTGAAATCACGTTGGTAATATCCGGCAAGAACCATATCATTCCAAGGTCGTTGGATGAGAGGAAGAATGATTATCAAGGTGAAAACAACGAGGAGCAGGTGCCGTGCTTTAATGGCTTTGATAATTTTGCCTGCAAGTCCGGGAGAAAGGAATAAGCTCTCCACCAATAGTATCATTGGCGGCAAAGTCGCGGAAATTTCCTTTGAGAGAAAAGCGAGGACGGCCGACACCAGGCAGCCCGTGAAAAACATGATGCGTTTAATCAGCGTATCTGAAAGTCTGGCATGGATATAAAAGGTCAAAGAGGTGAGATAAAATAACGCGGCAAGGGATGTCATCCGCTGCACGAGATAGGTGACCGCGTTGGTCTGAACCGGGTTTAATCCCCAGAGTGCGCAAACAGCCAAAGCAAAAAGCGGTCCCGGATGAGTAAAAAAAAGGGCTTTGATGCCGGAATCTGTCTTTCTTAAACTCAGCAGGAAAAGGAAAAGGGCAATAGTTGCCAGGATGTGAATGAGGATGTTGGTTAAGTGAAACTGGACAATATTGCTGTCGGAAATATAGTGATCAAAAGCAAAGGTTATTATCGGTATCAGCCGTTTTTTCCCAAATTGTGTATTGCTCAGTTGTTTGAGAGAATCAAGGGATAAATCGTCAATGTAGATATCGGCGATTTCAACAAATGATGCACGATCGTCTAATATTAAAGGGGAGTGAAATGTATTTATGTAGCTGAGAAAAATGAGCGCAATGACTGCAAGAAGAAAAAGGGTTTGGTGGCGAATATTGTCCAAGGGCATATTTGAGATTTGTTTTTTGTGGAGTATTGGGGAAATTGACAAAAAAAAGCTGCAATCCGCAGATTATACGGATTGCAGCCAGAGTCAAGTTTAAACGGATACCTTATTCCTCAGCCATGCCGAGTTTATTAGCAAGATTACCGCTCAGTATCCATTCATTGATCTTTCCAGCTTCAGCTCCCGGACGGGCGGTCATAACCAAGCCATTCAGTTTTGACATGGTCAGGGAATCTCTCATCAGGATTTCCAAAAAGCCAGAGGCATTGATCGATGGTGTAAAGTAATATGTGTCTGAATCTTCTGAAAGATTAACCATGTCGGCTTGTACTGGCATGGTATTTTTTGTGGCATAATAAATACCAATATTTGTTTCAATTGCATGCATGCCGGGGAATACCTTGGATGTTACTTTTGATTTCTGGATATAGTTCATGTACGCAGGGATAGCTACTGCGGCTAAGATTCCGATGATCGCAACAACGATCATCAACTCGATAAGGGTAAAACCTTTCTGGTTTTTCATTGCTTCTCCTCCTTTGTTGGGTTTGCAATAAATTTAGTGAATTGATGTCTTTATCGTTAGCATTTTCTGTGCCAGATAGAGTAGGAAAGGAATCATTGATGCTGTGTTGAATGATTATTCATTGATATCATTGAACTAATATCTGGTCAATTTATTTGACTTGAACTCAAATATGATTAAAGATATGGGGTGAAATAACCGATAAGATCATGCTTGAGGTGACGGAATTTGTCATTTGTCGGGATTAGTGACAAAAAATGTCACTGTGGGGGGCTGCTGGCATAGAGATCAGAAAGGAAAAGTGGCTGGGGAGCAGGGATTCGAACCCCGAATAGGCAGAGTCAGAGTCTGCTGACTTACCGTTAGTCAACTCCCCAGCAAATTTGATACGCAGCAAACATAGAGAACAGGTTATCCCTTGTCAAGGTATTTCTCAAATTCCTTATTATGAAGAGAGTGAGTTTATCTTTTCTCCAGGAACTCAAAGATTTTCAACCCGGTCAGCAAATCACAAATCCTGCATACCCCACAACCTGGGCTGTGTCGCCGCTGGTTTCGCCTGAATCCATGTATCGAACAAGCTCTGCCTTTGTTGCGCCCAGTTCGAGGGCCGTCAGAAGAGCGATGGTTGTGGGTATGATGCCGCACATGGAAATCCTCAATCTGCGCACGGTCTCATAGAGGCCTTGCGGATCAAGATCAAGCACGCGCTCAATGGCCAGTCTGTCTTTTTCTGAGGCGGATTTTCTGGATTCGTAATGGGTCATATCGGTGCTTGCGACAATCAGCACATCTCCGTCAAAATCATTGATTGCAGCGGAAAGCTTATTAGCGACACTTATACAGGTTTCAAAGGAAATATGGGATATGACCAGAGGGATTATTGACAGATTTTGCTGAAAATATTGAAGAAATGGAATCTGGACCTCCAACGAATGTTCGTGTTGGTGAGCCGGGGAATCCGCTCGGATTGACGAGCCTTTGGCAAGGAGGTTTTGAGCGAATTTTTCATTAATCGGGATTCTGCCGAGAGGCATTTCCCATTGGCCTTCAGACATCAAAGCAACCGGTGGGCCAAGGCCGTGATGATTTGGGCCCAAAATAATGACATTTTCAGGGATGGACACCCGGGAATAAGTTTCCCCGGCAACGGCGCCGGAATAAATATATCCGGCATGGGGGGAGACAACGGCTGACGCCTTGATCTTTTGCGAGGCCGGGATTCTCGGTATGAGTTTATCGAGATTTTTTTTTAAAGTTGCGGGATCGCCGGGATAAAATTGATGAGCAACTGCCGGATAGCGTGTCATGCTGCACCTCACAGAATTTTAGACAGAAACCGGTCAGCACCTTATGTTTTAACCTGCCAGGTTGTGCCTTCGGGGCCGTCCTTGATTTCTATGCCTTTTGCAAGGAGAGAGTCTCTTATTGCATCTGCCTTAGACCAGTCTTTATTGTTACGGGCTTTGATCCGATCTTCAATTAATTGTTCTATCGCAGCCTCATCGATGTCAAGGCTTGAAAGGATTGTTTCCTGCTTTTGATTAATATATGCGGTCGGGTTTTCGGTGAGCAAACCCATGACACCGGCGAGTTTTTTAATGGTTTCAGCCCCTGATCGCAAAAGCGTAATATCATGTTTCCCTGGATTTTCCGGTAATTTCTGTCGGATTCTGTTCAGGACTTTTGCAGCATCAAAAAGGTGTCCGAGCCCCTGGGCGGTGTTGAAATCATTATCCATCGCTTTATGAAACCGGTGGGCAAGGGTTTGGATTTTTTGGGCTTCCTTGTCAGTAACAACCGTTTCAACGTTATTCTCTCCAGGGTTTGTAATTTTTTCGATTTCCGTGAGGCAGCTGTAAAGTCGTTCCAGGCCGGCGGCCGCATCATTAAGGGCGGCAACGGAATAATCCAGAGGGTTTCGGTAGTGGGTGGAAAAAACTAACAGTCTCAAGGCCTCGGCCTCATGTTTTTCCAGTACTTCGCGGATGGTAAGAAAATTGCCCAGAGATTTTGACATTTTCTCATCCTTGATAGTGACAAAGCCATGGTGAATCCAGGTGTTGACAAAATCCTTGCCGGTAGCCCCTTCGCTCTGGGCGATTTCATTTTCATGATGGGGGAAGATCAGATCTTTACCGCCGCCATGGATATCAAAGGTATCGCCAAGATATTTGCGGCTCATGGCGGAGCATTCAATATGCCATCCGGGTCTGCCTTCACCCCATGGGCTGTCCCATGCCGGTTCACCGGGTTTACTGCTTTTCCA from Pseudomonadota bacterium harbors:
- the amrB gene encoding AmmeMemoRadiSam system protein B, with product MTRYPAVAHQFYPGDPATLKKNLDKLIPRIPASQKIKASAVVSPHAGYIYSGAVAGETYSRVSIPENVIILGPNHHGLGPPVALMSEGQWEMPLGRIPINEKFAQNLLAKGSSIRADSPAHQHEHSLEVQIPFLQYFQQNLSIIPLVISHISFETCISVANKLSAAINDFDGDVLIVASTDMTHYESRKSASEKDRLAIERVLDLDPQGLYETVRRLRISMCGIIPTTIALLTALELGATKAELVRYMDSGETSGDTAQVVGYAGFVIC
- the cysS gene encoding cysteine--tRNA ligase, whose product is MAVSIYNTKTGRKAPIKTLEHGKINLYVCGITAYDFCHIGHARSALVFDMIVRYLRYRDYEVNFVRNFTDIDDKIIIRAHEQNTTTTELSERFIKAFHEDMEALGCLPPNLEPKATEHLPEIITMIEELIGRGIAYQVGNDVFYSVEKFDKYGALSGRTLEDMKAGARISINENKQNPMDFALWKSSKPGEPAWDSPWGEGRPGWHIECSAMSRKYLGDTFDIHGGGKDLIFPHHENEIAQSEGATGKDFVNTWIHHGFVTIKDEKMSKSLGNFLTIREVLEKHEAEALRLLVFSTHYRNPLDYSVAALNDAAAGLERLYSCLTEIEKITNPGENNVETVVTDKEAQKIQTLAHRFHKAMDNDFNTAQGLGHLFDAAKVLNRIRQKLPENPGKHDITLLRSGAETIKKLAGVMGLLTENPTAYINQKQETILSSLDIDEAAIEQLIEDRIKARNNKDWSKADAIRDSLLAKGIEIKDGPEGTTWQVKT
- a CDS encoding polyprenol monophosphomannose synthase encodes the protein MKSLIIIPTYNEKENVEMIIARIFSVDNTLEILVVDDNSPDGTGAIIEKLMQQDKRLHVLHRKEKMGLGRAYIAGFEYAIANRYDVIFEMDADFSHNPRYLPIFLDTIKTADIVIGSRYLKGGSTRNWPLLRLLLSYCGNLYIRFVTGMPIKDATGGFKCFRRQVLESLDFSKITSEGYAFQVEVNYLCWKKGFSIQEIPIVFEDRKVGETKMSGTVVFEALKLVWGLRFRKIQ